Genomic segment of Aquarana catesbeiana isolate 2022-GZ linkage group LG02, ASM4218655v1, whole genome shotgun sequence:
acccccccccctcaaatttccACTCTGAAGACAGTTCCTATTCCCTGccacccccaaaatccccccttccAACACCCCTCCACCCCAACCTCCTTgaggcaccaacccccccaaccTCACATGGCATCACATGGCCCAGGGCTGctgcccctcttgcccaccccttgtcctggccctgatcaccaaagccccccccccctccaacggggcagttaaaaaaatacaattccaaaaaataagtgaaaaaaaatgaaggGCTTGTTCACTCTGAAGAGCTGTCAGCATTTGAATTACTAATCAGATAACATTTGACAGATGGTGGGGGTGGGGCTCTTTCAGGTAGGTTGTACAGGGGCCCTTGATTTTTAACAGCAGCCCCGACCAGTGCCCCTTCATATGGCAGTCAGTGTTGGTGTAGTACGATCTCAGGCTGATCGAAGCCGTCCTTTGTTGCCCTTTGAGCATTAAATTAAATTGCTCCTTCTTACcggaattttttattttctttaatttattttatcCAATGGTagttgtcccctcccccccagtgcaattcctagccccccccccccacatcatttgtTTTGGCCAAATATTTGGCTTCCAAATTTCATGGGGATCATATTTGGCACCTGAACTTCAGCAATCTTTGGTGACCCCGTCCCAAACTAAAACCAGGTAAGTTCTGCTCATCACTCAACAGAATGGGCTTCAATGAGATGGAACTTGTTCTAAACCCGACAACAAAGTGTTACTGTGATGTCACACCTGAGATTTATCAGGAAGGGACACAATTATTATTATAAGAGAAGTGTGAGGAGGATGTTCTCTCCCCTGGAGGAAGTTCTCTCCCCCCCGGAGGGGGCTCCATCATGAGATGAGCAGAATCTGCTTTATATAAATGATGATCTTCACTCTGAATCCATTCCAACACCCGTCCTCTTCTCTGCCTCGTCCCTTACACCGGCTCCTGGTAAGAGACAACCTGGACCCCTCCATCAACCAATCAAAACAATGGTAGTTGTCCCCCCCCAGTGCAATTCCTAGCCCCCCACATCATTTGTTTTGGCCAAATATTTGGCTTCCAAATTTCATGGGGATCATATTTGGCACCTGAACTTCAGCAATCTTTGGTGACCCCGTCCCAAACTAAATCCAGGTAAGTTCTGCTCATCACTCAACAGAATGGGCTTCAATGAGATGGAACTTGTTCTAAACCCGACAACAAAGTGTTACTGTGATGTCACACCTGAGATTTATGGGGAAGGGACACAATTATTATTAGAAGAGAAGTGTGAGGAGGACGTTCTCTCCCCTGGAGGAAGTTCTCTCTCCCCCCGGGGGGCGCTCCATCATGAGATGAGCAGAATCTGCTTTATATAAATGATGGTCTTCATTCTGAATCCTTTCCTAACACCCGTCCTCTTCTCTGCCTCGTCCCTCACACCGGCTCCTGGTAAGAGACAACCTGGACCCCTCCATCAACCAATCAGAACTTGCCTCTGCCCTGATGACATTACGGCCAGATTTCATGGCTTCTCCATGTAGCCCTCCTCCAACGCACAATCATTGCAGCTTCCCGCAAAACGTAACGCAACGTATGACTGCCCAACGTGGTGAGATCCAAGGTCAATGTGCTCCGTCTGTTGGGGGTAACTCATTAAAACGAATGGAATGCCCCAAAATGGTGGACCGCATGATGGACCGCATGGTGGACCGCATGATGGACCGCATGATGGACTGCCCGGTTGTAGAGGGACCTTTATAGGTTACACAGTTTTGGTAAAATCTCTACACTTTATTTATAAAGTTTAAACTCTTCCCCACCATACAAAACAAATGTTGTCTGATCAATGGAGGAGAACATGGAGAGGACAACACACTATACGAGATAGATGATTCCCAGATCCCAAATTAAATATGTAACCCGTTACAGGCACCGGATGTACTACACACATCCCAATAAATCCACAAatgtacactggggggggggggggggggtagtacatCCGGTGCctggaaaaaatattcataccccatttcccacattttgttacaatccaaaacgtaaatgtattttatttggattttatgtgatagaccaacacaaagtgtcacataattgtgaagtggaaggaaaatgatagatgatacaaataaatatgtgaaaagtgtggggggaggggcatttgtatggtgccccccggagtcaatactttgtagaaccccctttctctacaagtctttttggggatgtctctaccagctttgcacatctagagaggacatttctgcccattcttctttgtaaaatatctcaagctctgtcagattggatggagagcgtctgtgaacagcaattttcaagtcttgccacagattctcaatgtgatttaggtctggactgtgactgggccattctaacacatgaatatgctttgatctaaaccattccattgtagctctggctggatgtttcgggtcgttgtcctgctggaaggtgaacctccgccccagtctcaagtcttttgtagactctaacaggttttcttctaagattgtcctgtatttgtctccatccatcttcccatcaactctgaccagcttccctgtccctgctgaagaaaaccatccccaccacatgatgctgccaccaccatgtttcacagtggggatggtgtgttcagggtgatgtgcagtgttagttttccccccacacatagcgttttgcttttaggccataaagttgaattttggtctcctctgaccagatcaccttcttccacatgtttgctgtgtcctccacatggcttctcacaaactacaaacaggacttcttatgactttctttcaccaatgtctttcttcttgtcactcttccataaagggcagatttgtggagaacacgactaatagttgtcctgtggacagattctcccacctgagctgtggatctctgcagctcctccagagttaccatggacctcttggctcttctctgatgaatgctctccttgcccggccggtcagtttaggtggacggccatgtcttggtaggtttgcagttgtgccatactctttccattttccgatgatggattgaacagagctccgtgagatgttcaaaacttgggagatttttttataacctaaccctgctttatacttctccacaactttatccctgacctgtctggtgtgttccttggccttcatgatgctgtttgttcactaaggttctctaacaaacctctgagggcttcacagaacagctgtatttatactgagatgaaatgacacacaggtggactctatttactaattaggtgacttctgaaggcaattggttcctctagattttagttatcagagtaaagggggctgaatacaaatgcccccctcctccacacttttcacatatttatttgtatcatttatcattttccttccacttcacaattatgtgacactttgtgttggtccatcacataaaatcccaataaaatacatttatgttttgggttgtaacatgacaacatgtgggaaatttcaaagggtatgaatactttttaaaggcactgtatgtctcttctctgacaggagatagagagatacaaagtaacattgtttataaacattgatcagacgggagatagagagatacaaagtaacattgtttataaacattgatcagactgaGCTTTTAGTGTTCTGTTATTTTCTCTGTTGGGAAATGTGCTCAAACTTTTATTGTTGGATTTTCTTCTGGCTATTTTTCTTTTAGGATGACATGTTAGGGAACATTCACCCCATGAAAACTAACAAATGGAACCTGACATTACacctacactatatttccaaaagtattgggacacctgcctttacacacacatgaactttaatggccccccagtcttagtccgtagggttcaatattgagttggctccgccctttgcaactataacagcttcacttcttctgggaaggccgtccacaaggtttaggagggtgtttatgggaatggttgaccattcttccagaagaacatttgtgaggtcaggcgctatgttggacgagaaggcctggctcgcagtggctctaattcatcccaaaggcgttctattgggttgaggtcaggactctgtgcaggccagtcaagttcctccaccccaaactcgctcatccatgtctttatggaccttgctctgtgcactggtccaaaccatttggtggaggggggattatggtgtgggggtgttttttgcaggggttggtcttggccccttagttccagtgaagggaactcttaaggcgtcagcataccaagacacagAAGGAAAGGGTAGATTATTATTCTCCAGCCAGGACATGAGGTGGGCTCTGACCTACTTAGAACACATTGTGAGTAATGTCCATACAGGAGAGGAGCCGGCaccactgtgcaagactgaagggaaggccgggggGAGGATTGAAAACATGCTCAGACGTTCTAACCCTACACGACCCAACTATTTATTTGTCCTTGTTGGATAGGCCTCCCCTTTACCTTCTGTCCTAGCAAGAAATCAGGGAATCTCCACCAAAACAAAAGATTCCCCACAAAATATAAAGAGATGTATTAGAGCAGGGGGTCCCCAAACCCCCAGGCTGTGAACCAGTGCCAGTCTGTGGACTACTGGGGGGGGTTGAGGTGGTGTGGAGCACACATCCTGAACTGCCACCCTTtcccaccaccagagggagcccGCTCCACttgtcccttccttccttccttcgctgtagtagggatgagccaaacaccccccccccccccccccgttcagtttgcaccagaacatgcaaaaaattcggcagaatacgcaaaaaccgttaaagtctatgggacacgaacatgaaaaatcaaaagtgctaattttaaaggcttatatgcaagttattgtcctaaaaagggtttggggacacgggtcctgccccaggggacatggatcaatgcaaaaaaaagctaagCGTCTCTCTCccagatgggctcttttcttgtcaagtttcaactacattgtctcattcttacccggtactaagaatgtaaggtctgacactttgtcacgacaattttcctccacttccaagttggagtcggttccggttcctgtgattcctccatattgtattctggctacggttcgcactagtcttacttctcctttgggtgacaaaattcttgctgctcaggtccatgctcctcctgagaaaccttgtgaccgctgctttgtactagagagtctctgtactgccatgctccagacctaccattctACCAAGGCTGCTGGCCAACCTGGGAAGGATCAACTCTTTTGGGTCCCTTTCCCGACGCTAAAACCCATGCCACACATGATGCTAATGCCCAAACGTTTACTTGCCTGGCTCTGTGGTCAGCCTTCCCATTTGTTTCCTGGAAATATCATtcctctcacctggctgttttggCTTTTCCACAGCATGAGCTAACACATCTACAGACTCTGGTCAGACTCGTTTGTCAAGgtcacagggatctccaaactacggccctccagctgttgcggaactacatgtctcatgaagtattgtaaaactctgacattcacagacatgactggacatgatgggaaatgtagctcctgaacaactggagggcaatagtttggagacccttggtctaAGACAGTCAATTTATGCCCTAATCAAAGTTGACTGccctcgcccccccctcccctataGTCTGTGAAGGCGCTGTCTTCTGCTCGGCCAGTCCTTGATTCCACGGAGGTTGGGAACCACTGAACTAGAGGACAGATCAAGCCCTGCTACATtccaaataaatacataaataaataaatatttagaaTAGTTTCTCTTAAATAACTACATGTTGTAAAATTATTTCAACTTTTGATGTTTTTCTCAATCGAAGGCAACTCAAGTAGATTGGCAACttggaaaataaaattgaaaaatgccaAATTCCACAGATTATCACCCTGATTATTTCCTTCTGGAGGGAATTCCTGGCCTCGAGGACTCACATCTCCTGATCTCCATCCCCTTCTGCATCATGTATGTTCTGTCACTTCTGGGAAACACCACCTTGGTCTTGgtcatctcagccaatgagaatctcCACCAGCCCATGTATATCTTCCTCATGATGTTGGCAGTCAGCGATGTCCTCTTGAGCTCCACCACCGTACCCAAGACCCTCAGCATCTTCTGGTTTGGTAACCATGAGATCTCTTTTATTGGATGTCTCACCGAAGTGTTCTTCATCCATTTCATTTATTGTACAGAATCTGCCATACTGCTCTCCATGGCCTATGACCGTTACTGCGCCATCTGTCACCCTTTAATGTACACTACCACTCTCACCAGCTCCTTCATACAGAAGACAGCCATGGTGGCTCTTTTGAGAAGTTTCTGCATAGTTACACCATTCGTTTTTCTTCTCAAAAGATTACCGTTCCAACAAAGCAACGTTATAGGGCACACCTACTGTGAGCACATGTCTGTGGCTAGATTGGCGACTTCTAGCATAATGGTGAATGTAGTGTATGGACTGGTTGTAGCTACCTGCTCCATTGGTGTGGACATAGTCCTTATTATAATTTCCTACGCTGCTATTATTTTGGCGGTTCTGAGGCTCTCATCCTCAGAGGCTCGTTTCAAAGCCTTCAATACATGCGTGTGCCACACCTGTGTCATCGTTCTCTTCTACATACCGGCATTTTTTAGCTTCATAGCTCACAGAGTTGGCCACAAACACATCTCCCAACAGTTCCACATCATCTTCGCCAACCTCTATGTCCTTGTCCCACCGATGATGAACCCGATCATCTATGGTGTAAAAACCGGAGAGATTCGCCAGAGGGCCTCGGCCATGCTTTGGAGATTGACATCCGTTGTCTTTGGGGGAAAATGTTTTTAAGTTTTTATAGGCCCAATGCtttattgtgtgtgtgtttatgctTTCAGTGAGAGGTAAGAAATGGAAAAAGACACCACTTCTTAATCATGAACAATTGATCAAGATTTGATACCCTTCAGGAGAGTTTATTTTTGTGAGACTTTGATGGGATTCATCTGTGGAGACCCTTGGTCTATTTTTGAAGGTTCATGATGAGCTCCCTGGGGGGACGTGTCAATGACATAGCTCAGAGAGTTGGCCACAAACACATCTCTCAACAGTTCCACATCATCTTCACCAACCTCTATGTCCTTGTCCCACCAATGATGAACCCGATCATCTATGGCATAAAAACAAGAGAGATTCCCCAGAGGGCCTCGGCCATGCTTTGGAGAGCGACATCCGTTGTCTTTGGGGGAAAATGTTTTTAAGGTTATATAGGTCACATGATTTATTGTGGGTGTTTTATGCTGTCGGTGAGAGACAAGAAACAAAAGGAAAAAGTGACTGCCTCTCAATCATtgaataaaagtgcagcgctaatgtgcaatgttaaaaattaaaCTGAAATAAGTGAAAACAATGTTTATGAAAAAATCTTAAAAGTACAAGACATGAAACAACAGTGCAAGACAACGTTTTACAAATAAGTGGACGTGATAtccacaaaaaaagaaaatcaaacatATAAATGAATCAGAATCCATAGATGAAATGGTCATGACATCATTGTGACTTGTAAAAGGAAGATATCAAGAAGTTGTGAAATCCACCACCAATTatgtgaaggcttaccggaaggcTTGGACCTCCTGGAAGGCTTGGACTCAGACAGGCGTGTGCCTAATGAGTCCAGCGAGCTTTATGGTGTAACCCACCAAGAAGTACGGGGTATCCATATAAACGATCTCTGGCTGGAAGTCAGATGTCCAATTGGTCTTTCCAAAGTTTCTCCAGATTGGTTATCACAACCACTTatttgcagtggcggcccgtccatagggggtgcatgggcgccgccctccCTCCAGGCAGtaccaaaaaaaaagtcaaaaaaaaaaaaaaaaattttaataccggccccttaaaaaaacaaaacaaaacaataaaaggtCCTTTAGTGCACTGTgtgcggacgccggacacagtgcggaCGCCGGACACATTGCACTaaggggaagcgccacgtctatgcaatcacgagattgcagatgtggcgctgcatttgcgggcattGAGCCCGCCTTGCGGCACTTTCCTAAGCGCCGATTAGCTTCCACCCGGCGATCGTAGTATATGTTACTACGGCCGggcagtttgattgacatctcagtttgatgtcacttcctgttctcattctcccattgcgcccgggagaaaggaaacaggaagtatgaagaagacaccgctgg
This window contains:
- the LOC141129584 gene encoding olfactory receptor 52Z1P-like; the protein is MPNSTDYHPDYFLLEGIPGLEDSHLLISIPFCIMYVLSLLGNTTLVLVISANENLHQPMYIFLMMLAVSDVLLSSTTVPKTLSIFWFGNHEISFIGCLTEVFFIHFIYCTESAILLSMAYDRYCAICHPLMYTTTLTSSFIQKTAMVALLRSFCIVTPFVFLLKRLPFQQSNVIGHTYCEHMSVARLATSSIMVNVVYGLVVATCSIGVDIVLIIISYAAIILAVLRLSSSEARFKAFNTCVCHTCVIVLFYIPAFFSFIAHRVGHKHISQQFHIIFANLYVLVPPMMNPIIYGVKTGEIRQRASAMLWRLTSVVFGGKCF